From Weissella diestrammenae, a single genomic window includes:
- a CDS encoding phage major capsid protein: MKKSLLELREKQTSLMSDIAGYEKQLDGMKIKVKEATAEDQIAQIEKDQETVNTALEAAKTELQDVDSEAETVEEEMKSLAMKGKQKMAEDKNKTITPAKDYLKSKAAMEDFANIIAKNAGADKEDVAKAWEKNLATKGITNPESILPQAVVTAISDAFENSGSLFATLSKTGLTVYREAYNTVTDETGRANGHKRGKDKQEQVITLSDKTIRAQYIYKYITLDRETLRENQDTGAIIKYVLQELPQRIVMELERAAIIGDGRLKDADDKVTSYEAVVDADAAYTAKMTRTDAALLVDLINLDAEITAEGSRYLVMNRRTLASMKTTLDANGNLAYPVGTDFAALLGVKAIFTPDWFEEGTDGAPMVVEYVGDAYKIVGDSTIDSYDNFILAKNKHEYLQEIYSGGALVKPKSGAVLLAKAAAGGGTKNTQKQEESDPAEG, translated from the coding sequence ATGAAAAAGTCACTATTAGAATTACGCGAAAAGCAAACATCATTAATGTCTGATATTGCAGGATATGAAAAGCAATTAGATGGCATGAAAATCAAGGTTAAGGAAGCAACTGCTGAGGACCAAATCGCACAAATCGAAAAGGACCAAGAAACAGTGAATACTGCCTTGGAAGCAGCAAAAACAGAATTGCAAGATGTTGATTCCGAAGCTGAAACGGTTGAGGAAGAAATGAAATCATTAGCTATGAAAGGGAAACAAAAGATGGCCGAAGATAAGAATAAGACTATTACACCAGCCAAAGACTATTTGAAGTCTAAGGCTGCAATGGAAGACTTCGCTAATATTATCGCCAAGAATGCAGGGGCTGATAAAGAAGACGTGGCAAAGGCATGGGAAAAGAATCTTGCTACCAAGGGTATTACTAATCCAGAATCAATTTTGCCACAAGCTGTTGTAACGGCAATTTCTGATGCATTTGAGAATTCAGGTTCATTGTTCGCTACTTTGTCAAAGACAGGGCTTACTGTTTACCGTGAGGCTTATAACACGGTTACAGACGAGACCGGACGTGCTAATGGACACAAGCGTGGAAAAGACAAGCAAGAGCAAGTCATTACGTTGTCTGACAAGACAATTCGTGCGCAATACATTTACAAGTACATCACACTTGATCGCGAAACATTACGTGAGAATCAAGATACTGGTGCAATTATTAAGTATGTTTTGCAAGAATTGCCACAACGTATTGTGATGGAATTGGAACGTGCAGCTATTATCGGTGATGGCCGATTAAAAGATGCTGATGATAAGGTTACATCATACGAAGCGGTGGTTGATGCAGACGCGGCTTACACAGCTAAGATGACGCGTACAGATGCAGCATTGCTTGTCGATTTAATTAATCTTGATGCTGAAATCACAGCAGAAGGTTCTCGCTATTTGGTTATGAATCGTCGTACTTTGGCATCAATGAAGACTACTCTTGATGCTAATGGTAATTTGGCATATCCAGTTGGTACAGACTTTGCTGCATTATTGGGTGTTAAGGCTATCTTCACACCTGATTGGTTCGAAGAAGGTACTGACGGTGCACCTATGGTAGTTGAATATGTGGGGGACGCATATAAGATTGTCGGAGATAGCACGATTGATTCTTACGATAACTTTATTTTGGCCAAGAATAAGCATGAGTACTTGCAAGAAATCTACTCAGGTGGAGCATTGGTGAAGCCAAAGTCAGGTGCCGTATTGTTAGCTAAGGCAGCAGCTGGCGGTGGTACTAAGAATACTCAAAAGCAAGAAGAATCTGACCCCGCAGAAGGTTAA
- a CDS encoding phage head-tail adapter protein — protein MKSTRTSVRIFYSEMVEVEPGVWEKEFTSKRVKAEQENVFQTRRDTALKDGMPISARFVIREDVSMNADYVEWKKSKYKIRSLVPDITSHFAVLELGELM, from the coding sequence ATGAAATCAACGCGAACATCAGTAAGGATTTTCTACTCAGAGATGGTTGAAGTTGAGCCCGGTGTTTGGGAAAAAGAATTCACTTCAAAGCGAGTGAAAGCTGAACAAGAGAATGTATTTCAAACACGCCGTGATACAGCCTTAAAAGACGGTATGCCAATTTCGGCACGTTTTGTTATCCGTGAGGATGTATCAATGAACGCTGATTATGTCGAGTGGAAAAAATCAAAGTACAAGATTAGATCACTTGTACCAGATATTACTTCTCACTTTGCAGTACTTGAACTTGGCGAGTTGATGTGA
- a CDS encoding HK97 gp10 family phage protein: MVMGSGSIDVYDLKIDLTSGIKEVLEKTGKDAAADIANNSPTGTTGRYKAGWTSQLINGGKTVAIYNNGKDATLTHLLEFGTAKRTTKSGKNTGVMSPREHIRPAYNRAKAKYLNDLNKIIIKPE, from the coding sequence ATGGTAATGGGATCAGGTTCAATTGATGTTTATGATTTGAAAATTGACCTTACAAGTGGCATCAAAGAAGTTCTTGAAAAAACTGGTAAAGACGCGGCTGCGGATATTGCCAATAATTCACCAACAGGAACTACTGGACGCTATAAAGCTGGGTGGACTTCACAGTTGATTAATGGTGGTAAGACAGTAGCCATTTATAACAATGGTAAGGATGCCACATTAACGCACTTGCTTGAATTTGGTACAGCAAAGCGTACTACAAAATCAGGTAAAAACACTGGTGTTATGTCACCAAGAGAGCATATTAGGCCAGCATATAACAGGGCTAAGGCTAAGTACTTAAACGACTTAAACAAAATTATTATTAAACCAGAATAG
- a CDS encoding phage tail protein, with translation MANDVATTKKYDKRTATHGNSWGAFAKITNDSAGETQFGTPKIFTGLRANSFETTQDSNPYYADNLEHIRLTGAKAVEGSIKAYQFPRQFAIDHMGYKETENGGLIDTGTFGNFVWQFVETITDQFGGETEQLTIYYNVKASAPTAETATDEDSAEPKEFEIPVTASPNPAVIDGDGKAVTVMTITKDEKNAALFDLAYQQVILPDTKIPSDPETPAEG, from the coding sequence ATGGCAAATGATGTAGCTACAACCAAGAAATATGACAAGCGAACTGCAACGCATGGTAATTCATGGGGAGCCTTTGCGAAAATTACAAATGATTCAGCTGGTGAGACACAATTTGGGACCCCTAAAATTTTTACTGGATTACGAGCTAATAGTTTTGAAACTACGCAAGATTCTAATCCATACTACGCTGACAATTTAGAGCATATCCGTTTAACAGGTGCAAAAGCGGTAGAGGGATCAATTAAGGCGTACCAATTCCCACGTCAATTTGCAATTGATCACATGGGTTATAAGGAAACTGAAAACGGTGGACTTATTGACACTGGAACATTTGGAAACTTTGTATGGCAATTCGTTGAAACAATCACAGACCAGTTCGGTGGAGAGACGGAACAATTAACTATCTATTACAACGTTAAAGCGTCTGCACCAACAGCAGAAACAGCTACAGATGAGGATAGTGCTGAACCAAAAGAATTCGAAATTCCTGTGACTGCGTCACCAAATCCAGCTGTAATTGATGGCGATGGTAAGGCCGTCACAGTGATGACAATCACAAAGGATGAAAAGAACGCGGCATTGTTCGATTTGGCATATCAACAGGTTATATTACCAGACACAAAGATTCCAAGTGATCCAGAAACGCCAGCGGAGGGCTAA
- a CDS encoding tape measure protein, whose protein sequence is MAQEFQGLYVKFGANTVEFDNSIKGINKAMTTLKKDYQSLNKQSKLDPGNIDTATKKLENLQEQARVGALKVQELKNEQAALGKEQVGTAEWQKLQTQIGQTEAQMQIVNRAIASTNKTISGLQPGGLLTIQQEASDVASELDIVNRKLKLDPTNTDLLANKQQLLAKQVELAGSKVEALRKEQSQLGNQDVNSAEWKEYARNISLAEVEADELKASVKDVGNATTDSGNKSDGLKEKFSWGAVAGGAAKIAQKGMDAVSGSLDAAISRVDTMDAFPKVLQNFGFSATDAKGATEKMAKSIEGLPTTMDQAVSAVQGYVGATGNLDQSVDLFQATNDAAMVFAQGSSEAVDQFSRAYQQSLSAGKVEAENFNSMNESMPGLMNKVAESMGMSMADLKSGLSDGSVSIEDFNKSFTNLDQQGGAGMQSLAKSAQDSSGGIKTTMQNVKTEIVKTIAGIIEAVGSDNIKNAFKAIQDAIKGVVDFVKKNSDWLKPLAAGIAIIVAGFKLWTTAIKVWQAAVKIATAVQTAFNIVMDANPISLIIIAIAALVAGLVYFFTQTKTGQQIVKAVWDAIKNAIQSVVDWFTNTALPAIQSFIDGVKNVFQSIGDFISNVWHGILNVIQTVINGIVQFVSDGWNGLVSTITSVVTTISNVISSVWNGIVNFIKGAVDSISSTISNVFGAIGNFISGVWNGIANGVSSAWNGIVNSVKNAVSGVWNAITSTFGKIGGYISGVWDDIIGTVSTWGGKIIDSIVNGLSGLGSAISNAVSNAIKSVGGVVGKVIDKILGKSAGSLNLGMDGVNGSGAINAHGLFAVKSMGVPEVTNNMGARTSLNINVTANNANGQDIARDIERAMVRRVFRR, encoded by the coding sequence ATGGCACAAGAATTTCAAGGCCTGTACGTCAAGTTTGGAGCGAATACTGTCGAGTTCGATAATTCCATAAAGGGAATTAATAAAGCAATGACCACGTTGAAAAAAGATTATCAGTCGTTAAATAAGCAATCTAAACTTGACCCAGGAAACATAGATACAGCAACAAAGAAATTAGAGAATCTACAAGAGCAAGCTCGTGTAGGTGCTTTAAAGGTTCAAGAGTTGAAAAACGAACAAGCAGCATTGGGAAAAGAACAGGTAGGTACAGCTGAGTGGCAGAAATTGCAAACTCAAATCGGACAGACTGAAGCGCAGATGCAAATTGTTAATCGAGCAATAGCGTCTACTAATAAAACTATTTCTGGATTACAACCCGGTGGATTGTTGACAATTCAACAAGAAGCCAGTGATGTGGCATCTGAATTGGATATTGTTAATCGGAAACTTAAATTAGATCCAACTAATACGGATTTATTGGCAAATAAACAACAACTGCTAGCAAAACAAGTTGAATTAGCCGGCAGCAAAGTCGAGGCATTGCGAAAAGAGCAGTCTCAACTTGGTAATCAGGATGTAAATTCAGCAGAGTGGAAAGAGTATGCAAGAAACATTAGTTTGGCAGAAGTAGAAGCTGATGAACTCAAAGCATCCGTCAAAGATGTTGGGAATGCAACCACTGATTCAGGCAATAAGTCTGATGGATTGAAAGAAAAGTTTAGTTGGGGTGCTGTGGCAGGTGGTGCAGCTAAAATTGCGCAAAAAGGAATGGATGCTGTGTCTGGAAGTCTTGATGCAGCAATTTCACGTGTTGATACAATGGATGCATTTCCTAAGGTACTTCAAAATTTTGGATTTAGTGCTACTGATGCTAAAGGTGCTACCGAAAAAATGGCAAAGTCTATTGAAGGACTGCCAACGACTATGGATCAAGCTGTTTCAGCGGTTCAAGGGTATGTTGGAGCAACTGGAAATCTAGACCAATCTGTTGATTTGTTTCAAGCAACAAATGATGCTGCGATGGTATTTGCTCAAGGCAGTAGCGAAGCTGTGGACCAATTTTCAAGAGCATATCAGCAAAGTCTTTCAGCTGGAAAAGTTGAAGCAGAAAACTTTAATAGTATGAATGAATCAATGCCAGGGTTGATGAATAAGGTTGCTGAATCAATGGGGATGTCAATGGCAGACTTAAAAAGTGGCTTGAGTGATGGCAGTGTTTCCATTGAGGATTTTAACAAATCATTTACTAACTTAGACCAACAGGGCGGAGCAGGTATGCAATCTCTTGCAAAATCTGCGCAGGATAGTTCTGGTGGAATCAAGACGACAATGCAGAACGTTAAAACTGAGATTGTTAAAACAATTGCAGGCATAATTGAAGCGGTGGGTTCTGACAACATTAAAAATGCATTTAAAGCTATTCAGGACGCAATCAAAGGAGTTGTAGATTTTGTAAAGAAAAATAGTGATTGGTTAAAACCGTTGGCTGCTGGAATTGCTATCATTGTTGCTGGATTTAAATTGTGGACCACTGCGATCAAAGTTTGGCAAGCCGCTGTAAAAATAGCGACAGCAGTCCAAACAGCATTCAATATTGTTATGGATGCCAATCCCATAAGTTTGATTATTATTGCGATTGCAGCGTTAGTCGCTGGATTGGTTTATTTTTTCACTCAAACAAAAACAGGTCAACAGATTGTAAAAGCAGTATGGGATGCAATAAAGAATGCTATACAGAGTGTTGTTGATTGGTTTACCAACACCGCATTACCCGCAATTCAGTCATTTATTGACGGAGTTAAAAACGTATTTCAATCAATTGGTGATTTCATCAGTAATGTTTGGCATGGCATATTAAACGTTATTCAGACGGTAATTAACGGTATTGTTCAATTTGTTTCTGATGGGTGGAATGGACTAGTTTCCACTATCACAAGTGTTGTCACTACAATTAGTAATGTCATATCTAGTGTTTGGAATGGAATTGTTAATTTCATTAAAGGGGCCGTTGATTCAATTTCATCAACAATTTCAAACGTTTTCGGTGCGATTGGTAATTTTATATCGGGCGTATGGAACGGAATTGCCAATGGTGTATCAAGTGCATGGAATGGTATTGTGAATTCTGTTAAAAATGCTGTATCAGGTGTTTGGAACGCAATTACTAGCACGTTTGGCAAAATTGGCGGATATATTTCTGGCGTATGGGATGACATCATTGGGACGGTTTCTACATGGGGCGGTAAGATTATTGACAGTATTGTTAATGGTTTGTCTGGTTTGGGTAGTGCAATTTCTAATGCTGTCTCGAATGCTATTAAATCAGTTGGTGGTGTAGTTGGTAAAGTTATCGATAAGATATTAGGTAAGTCGGCTGGATCATTAAATCTAGGTATGGATGGCGTTAATGGTTCGGGTGCAATCAATGCGCACGGATTGTTTGCTGTTAAATCAATGGGCGTTCCAGAGGTTACTAATAATATGGGTGCTCGTACGTCATTGAACATCAATGTAACTGCTAATAATGCAAACGGTCAAGATATTGCACGTGATATTGAGCGAGCAATGGTAAGGAGGGTATTCAGACGATGA
- a CDS encoding phage distal tail protein domain-containing protein — protein sequence MIRQFNLINSLGERKQLNDLNSFAYNPTGLGLSMSNEYYGANANFVGIGIGADQTSIKFNVLFGANGGNAYQDYSNFIKYLDLTPLQIEYQTDAGVFLKDVNFKELTKSEINEWNVIDEEITFESLTPWYREMSGNSVIYSDQDGDGKIYINNSSENNTGFYAYDYVYEEPAASTDNKYFHIKNESVYLGASTGSPLTVIIHGPVTNPAWELHVNSELLFSDRYFIDIPAGDTLVVSSVPQNERVELIGIDGTVSNVYSAQDYTKSNFVNIPKGESTLIFDVGSAKVEYTYREERLVV from the coding sequence ATGATTAGACAATTTAATTTAATTAATTCGCTGGGTGAAAGAAAACAGTTGAATGATTTAAATTCGTTCGCTTATAATCCCACTGGACTTGGCTTGTCGATGAGCAATGAATATTATGGTGCCAATGCTAATTTCGTTGGTATAGGCATCGGTGCAGACCAAACATCAATCAAATTTAACGTACTATTTGGCGCTAATGGTGGTAATGCATATCAAGATTACTCTAATTTCATTAAATATTTAGATTTAACACCGCTTCAGATTGAGTATCAAACTGATGCAGGTGTTTTTTTGAAGGATGTGAATTTTAAGGAATTGACGAAAAGTGAAATTAACGAATGGAATGTGATAGATGAAGAAATCACATTCGAATCATTAACGCCTTGGTATCGAGAAATGAGCGGGAATAGTGTCATTTATTCTGATCAAGATGGCGATGGAAAGATTTATATCAATAATTCGTCAGAGAATAATACTGGATTCTATGCATACGATTATGTGTATGAAGAGCCAGCGGCAAGCACTGACAATAAATATTTCCATATCAAGAATGAAAGTGTTTATTTAGGTGCATCAACTGGAAGTCCACTGACTGTAATTATTCATGGTCCAGTTACTAATCCAGCATGGGAATTGCATGTAAATAGTGAATTATTGTTTAGTGACAGGTATTTTATTGATATTCCAGCAGGTGACACGTTAGTGGTTTCATCCGTCCCGCAGAATGAACGAGTTGAGCTTATTGGAATCGATGGAACTGTGTCAAATGTGTATTCGGCACAAGATTATACGAAATCTAACTTCGTTAATATTCCAAAGGGTGAAAGCACACTGATTTTTGATGTTGGCAGCGCCAAGGTTGAGTATACGTACCGTGAAGAAAGGCTGGTGGTCTAA
- a CDS encoding GH25 family lysozyme, giving the protein MKINKFFKGLLAALFIFGFTAPVSAAVGDHGVDWAVYQGDYGKFGYAHDKFSISQIGGYTGAIYDQSTYKTQVQSSIAQGKRAHTYIWWQNVTDNGTADYVLNYFLPKVQTPKGSIVALDVESGWQNTDTILYALQRIKDAGYTPLLYGYKNFLVNNTDLNRIADSYGLWLAEYPNYEVTPEPNYNYFPSFKNVQVFQFTSTYIAGGLDGNVDLTGVTDNGYTKGKPDTDTPAIDAGQGADDTSKKKIDVGTTVKVNFGASHYATGELIPDYIKGVAHKVIQRDGNRVLLDDIYSWVNVKDVEILDDGNATASFSNVYVLDSWQVWQGRWYGVNNDMSVAPIDYNNYIPATPITMTDRFGNRLSDQSIHGNNGVVEFFTLNGNYQVLERSGAYVKLSIDGEPVWLKSAYVN; this is encoded by the coding sequence ATGAAAATCAATAAATTTTTCAAGGGACTGCTTGCAGCCCTTTTTATTTTCGGGTTCACAGCACCAGTTAGTGCGGCCGTTGGAGACCATGGCGTTGATTGGGCTGTATATCAAGGTGACTATGGTAAGTTTGGTTATGCACACGATAAATTCTCAATCTCGCAGATTGGGGGCTACACAGGTGCAATATATGACCAATCAACGTATAAGACACAAGTGCAGTCAAGTATTGCACAAGGCAAGCGAGCACACACTTATATTTGGTGGCAGAATGTGACGGATAACGGCACAGCTGATTATGTGCTAAATTACTTTTTACCAAAGGTTCAAACACCTAAGGGTTCGATTGTAGCGCTTGACGTTGAATCTGGCTGGCAAAATACAGATACAATTCTGTATGCTCTGCAACGCATTAAAGATGCTGGATATACACCATTATTGTATGGATATAAAAATTTCTTGGTCAATAACACTGATTTGAATCGTATCGCTGATAGTTACGGACTGTGGCTTGCAGAATATCCAAATTATGAAGTCACACCAGAGCCAAATTATAACTACTTCCCATCCTTCAAAAACGTGCAAGTGTTCCAATTTACATCAACATATATTGCTGGTGGATTAGATGGTAACGTTGATTTAACAGGGGTTACTGATAATGGTTATACAAAGGGTAAACCCGATACGGATACCCCTGCTATTGACGCAGGACAAGGCGCTGATGATACCAGTAAAAAGAAAATTGATGTTGGCACAACTGTGAAGGTAAACTTTGGCGCTAGTCATTATGCTACTGGTGAATTGATTCCAGACTACATTAAGGGAGTAGCGCACAAGGTAATTCAACGCGATGGCAACCGTGTATTGCTTGATGATATTTACTCATGGGTAAACGTTAAAGACGTTGAAATTCTGGACGATGGCAACGCTACTGCATCGTTCTCAAACGTTTATGTATTAGACAGTTGGCAAGTATGGCAAGGTCGATGGTATGGTGTGAATAACGATATGTCAGTTGCACCGATTGACTATAATAACTATATTCCAGCTACACCAATTACGATGACTGATCGATTTGGTAATCGGTTATCAGACCAATCAATTCATGGTAATAACGGCGTGGTTGAATTCTTTACATTGAATGGTAACTATCAAGTGTTAGAACGTAGCGGAGCATATGTGAAACTAAGTATTGACGGCGAGCCAGTCTGGTTGAAGTCTGCGTATGTAAATTAA
- a CDS encoding protein-export chaperone SecB — MAAFKFNGFKVLRMNFEAKEKFVKDDQNYEFNIGHDFSINGTHMSVKLGTNNTNDFPFKYNVLIQGEFDYVDSEDSDGIGFKAFRANALAILFPYLRTIVAQVTAISEFEAVTLPTINMIQYLENADLRETNSQN; from the coding sequence ATGGCAGCATTTAAATTTAATGGTTTTAAAGTTTTGAGGATGAATTTTGAAGCGAAAGAAAAATTTGTCAAAGACGATCAAAATTATGAGTTTAATATTGGACATGATTTTTCAATTAATGGTACTCATATGAGTGTGAAGTTAGGTACAAACAATACGAACGACTTCCCCTTTAAGTACAATGTACTTATACAAGGTGAATTTGATTATGTGGACTCAGAGGATTCAGATGGAATTGGGTTTAAAGCATTTAGAGCAAATGCTCTGGCTATTTTATTTCCCTATTTAAGAACCATTGTAGCCCAAGTTACTGCGATATCAGAATTTGAGGCAGTAACGTTACCAACGATAAATATGATTCAATATCTTGAAAATGCAGATCTGAGAGAAACAAATTCTCAAAATTAG
- a CDS encoding type II CAAX prenyl endopeptidase Rce1 family protein — protein MTFFEKQKGQTELPIIDNSISTKTALLLIVVPTVIFMALVYLSFQFPITNEFMNFITYSLSPFLALTGSLWLILGRQINELFKGRLTGNFLIWLLTFISIFIYNILIGHVMTFFHLPMANNLAVEQSVGNHSIIIEGINNFFGLFSEELFAIPVFIGFTALFFQTYKMNRDLSIYLGLLFSMILFGLAHFEAYSWHIWQMMLMIGALRFFITGLYIRTKNILIPFSLHYIYDMLLISLPIIFH, from the coding sequence ATGACTTTTTTTGAAAAACAGAAAGGCCAGACAGAACTGCCAATTATTGATAATTCAATTAGTACCAAAACAGCATTATTATTAATTGTGGTACCAACTGTCATCTTTATGGCTTTGGTTTACCTGAGTTTTCAGTTTCCAATCACAAATGAATTTATGAATTTCATAACTTATAGTTTGTCACCATTTCTAGCGTTGACAGGTAGCTTATGGTTAATCCTAGGTCGGCAGATAAATGAATTGTTTAAAGGCCGATTAACAGGGAATTTTTTAATTTGGTTGTTAACGTTTATTAGTATTTTTATCTATAATATTTTAATTGGTCATGTGATGACCTTCTTTCACTTGCCGATGGCTAACAACTTGGCTGTTGAACAGTCCGTTGGTAATCATTCAATCATCATTGAGGGCATAAATAATTTTTTTGGCCTGTTTAGTGAGGAATTATTTGCAATTCCAGTGTTTATTGGTTTTACAGCGTTATTTTTTCAAACATATAAAATGAACCGAGATTTAAGTATTTACCTTGGCTTGCTATTTTCAATGATTTTGTTTGGTTTGGCGCACTTTGAAGCATATAGTTGGCACATTTGGCAAATGATGCTAATGATTGGCGCCTTGCGCTTCTTTATTACGGGGCTATATATTCGAACAAAGAATATTTTAATTCCGTTTTCATTGCATTATATATACGACATGTTACTTATTTCATTACCAATAATTTTTCATTAG
- a CDS encoding L-lactate dehydrogenase: MSKNHQKVVLVGDGAVGSSYAFALMQQGLAEELVIVDIAKERTVGDAMDLEDAAGWAFNKNVYSGSYEDARDADLVVITAGAPQKPGETRLDLVDKNLKIIKAVVSPIVEAGFDGIFLVAANPVDILTLAVQKFSGFPKNRVIGSGTSLDTSRLRVSLGKKFNVDPRSVHAYILGEHGDSEFANFDEATIAGRPLKDWAAEAGVTDADLEEILDAVVHKAYAIIERKGATFYGVATALARITRAILRDEKSVLPVGAWMSGQYGLNDIYIGTPAIIGADGIENVIETQLSADELAKMQASAATLKEIAEGGFQRLGELN, translated from the coding sequence ATGTCTAAGAACCATCAAAAAGTAGTTCTTGTCGGTGATGGGGCTGTTGGATCATCATATGCTTTTGCTTTGATGCAACAAGGATTGGCCGAAGAATTGGTCATTGTTGATATTGCGAAGGAACGTACTGTTGGCGATGCCATGGACTTGGAGGACGCTGCTGGTTGGGCGTTTAATAAGAATGTCTATTCTGGTTCATATGAAGACGCTCGTGATGCTGATCTTGTCGTGATTACAGCTGGTGCACCACAAAAGCCAGGTGAAACTCGTCTCGATTTGGTTGATAAAAACCTAAAAATTATCAAAGCCGTTGTGAGTCCAATTGTTGAGGCTGGTTTTGATGGTATCTTCTTGGTTGCAGCAAACCCAGTTGATATTTTGACATTAGCTGTTCAAAAGTTTTCAGGGTTCCCTAAGAATCGCGTCATCGGTTCAGGGACATCATTGGATACTTCTCGTTTGCGTGTGTCTTTGGGGAAGAAGTTCAACGTTGATCCACGTTCAGTTCATGCCTATATTTTGGGAGAACACGGTGATTCAGAATTTGCTAATTTTGATGAGGCAACAATCGCTGGTCGTCCCTTGAAGGACTGGGCAGCTGAAGCTGGTGTGACTGATGCGGACTTAGAGGAAATTTTGGACGCTGTTGTTCATAAGGCCTACGCTATTATTGAACGTAAGGGTGCAACATTTTATGGTGTTGCAACAGCATTGGCACGTATCACACGGGCCATCTTACGTGATGAAAAGTCAGTTTTGCCAGTTGGGGCATGGATGTCTGGTCAATACGGATTGAACGATATTTATATCGGAACACCTGCTATTATCGGGGCTGATGGTATTGAAAATGTCATCGAGACACAGTTGTCTGCTGATGAATTGGCTAAGATGCAAGCTTCAGCTGCAACGCTAAAAGAAATTGCCGAGGGTGGTTTCCAACGTTTAGGTGAATTGAATTAA
- a CDS encoding YitT family protein, whose amino-acid sequence MQKRLTQQSWFRILALIVALEMIAFSINFFYAPINVAAGGATGIAILLDAAFGFNRALTVLIINIAMIGLAAIFLDRNTVRNIAFGSFLLPILLYITPSFQLVDDAILAVIIGGAVFAAGIAILYRLEASSGGTTVPPMILKKYFKINSALSLLGIDMLVTFFNLFVSGTNAFFLAAFSLVVTSIIMRYIETGLDLKRQVQIMSNHKLDDIQAMLLAENISMTVYDVRGGYTDDNKTMLMVMVDSSNYAHMLRQIHDIDENAFIVTTNVTEVHGGRLGY is encoded by the coding sequence ATGCAAAAAAGATTAACACAACAGAGTTGGTTTCGTATTTTGGCCTTGATTGTTGCTTTAGAAATGATAGCATTTTCAATCAATTTTTTTTATGCACCGATTAATGTTGCAGCTGGTGGTGCCACGGGTATCGCGATTTTATTAGATGCGGCTTTTGGGTTCAATCGTGCTCTAACGGTGTTAATCATTAATATTGCAATGATTGGGTTAGCAGCTATCTTTTTAGACCGTAATACGGTGCGTAACATTGCTTTTGGTAGTTTTTTATTGCCGATATTATTATATATTACGCCAAGTTTTCAGCTAGTTGATGACGCGATTTTAGCGGTTATCATTGGTGGTGCTGTCTTTGCAGCGGGCATTGCCATTCTTTATCGATTAGAGGCATCAAGTGGTGGAACGACAGTACCGCCGATGATCTTAAAAAAATATTTCAAGATTAATTCTGCACTATCATTACTTGGGATTGACATGCTGGTGACCTTTTTTAATTTGTTCGTTTCAGGTACCAATGCATTTTTCCTTGCTGCGTTTTCTTTGGTTGTTACATCAATTATCATGCGATATATTGAAACTGGACTAGATTTGAAACGTCAGGTTCAAATTATGAGCAATCACAAATTAGATGATATTCAGGCAATGTTGCTAGCTGAAAATATTAGTATGACCGTATATGACGTTCGGGGTGGTTATACTGATGATAATAAAACGATGTTAATGGTGATGGTTGATAGTTCAAATTATGCCCATATGTTACGGCAGATTCACGATATTGATGAGAATGCATTTATTGTGACGACCAATGTGACAGAAGTACATGGTGGGCGCCTAGGCTATTAA